TCACGCCCTACGCGTCGGAGCTAAACGACCGAGAACGGGAGTACCTGACCGAGGCGGGGTTCGAGGTCGCCACCCTCGACGGCCGGGGGCTCGTCGCCAACACCGAGATCGGCGAGTTGACCGCCGCGGACGCGAGAGACCAGGTCGAAGCGGCCGTTCCCGACGACCTCTCGGTCGATGCGGTCTTTATCTCCTGTACGAACTACCGCACCGTCCCGGCCCTGTCCGAACTGGAGGATGCCCTCGGTGTGCCGGTGATATCGAGCAATAGCGCGACGATGTGGGATCTCGCGGATCGGCTGGATCTGGACACGACCCTCGACACGCGACTCGACGCGGTCTGATCTAGTCGCCGAACGGGCCGCCACCGCCGCCCATACCGCCCATGCCGCCGCCGGGGCCGCCGGGTCCGCCACCGCCCTGTTGCATCTGCTTCATCATCCGCTCCATGTCGGCGTCACCCATGCCCTGGAACTGGTTGAGGGTCTTGGCCATCATCTTGTGCTGTTCGAGCAACTCGCGCACGCGGTCCTCGCTCGTGCCCGACCCCTTTGCGATGCGCTTGACCTGGCTCTGGCCGATCGAGCGGGGGTGTTCGAGTTCGTCGTCGGTCATCGAGTCCATGATGACCTCGAAGCTCCGCATCCGATCCTTGGTCACGTCCATGGCGTTGTCGGGCAACTGGTCCATCAGCCCGCCGCCCATGCCGGGGATCATGTCCATCACCTGGTCGAGCGGCCCCATGTTGTCCATGGCCTTCATCTGGTGGCGCATGTCCCGGAGGGTGAACTCCCCCTCCATCAGGTCCTCGGGGTCCCAGTCCTCCTCGTCCTGGGTCTCCTCCATCGCGCGCTCGACGCGCTCGGTGAGCTGTTTGAGGTCGCCCATCCCGAGCAGCCGGGAGATGAACCCCGACGGCTCGAACCGCTCGATATCTTGTACCGTCTCGCCGGTCCCGAGGAAGGCGATCGACGAGCCGGTCTCGTTGACGGCCGCGAGTGCGCCGCCACCTTTCGCCGTCCCGTCGAGTTTCGTGATGGCGACGCCGTCGATGCCGATGGCCTCCTCGAACTCGCGGGCCTGATCCTTGGCGGACTGGCCCATCGCGGCGTCGATGACGAGCAGGTTCCGGTCGGGGTCGACGGCGTCGTCGATGCGCTCGATCTGGTCGATAAGTTCCTGGTTCAGACCGTCACGACCGGCGGTGTCGACGATACGCACGTCGGCTTCCTCGGTCGCTTCGAGGCCGGCCTCGGCGATCTCGACGGGGTCCTCGGCGTCGGGGTCCCCGTAGAAGTCCACCTCGGCGTTGTCGGCCATCTGCTTTGCCTGATCGTACGCGCCGGGGCGGTCGGTGTCGGTCTGGATGACCGCGGGACGCAGCCCCTTCTTCGAGAACCACCACGCCATCTTGGCCGCGGTGGTGGTCTTCCCGGACCCGTAGAGACCGGCGAGCAGGATGGTCTGGTTCTCCAGGGGCAGGTCGGTCGACTCGCCCACCAGTTCGACCATCTCCTCGTAGACCACGCGGAGCACCCAGTCACGGGCGGAGGTGCTGCTGGGCGGTTCCTCTTCGAGGGCCCGCTGTTCGATGTTGTCCGACAGCTCCATCACCAGGCTCGTGTCCACGTCGGCCTGCAGCAGCGAGCGCTGGATCTCCTTGACGACGTCTTCCACGTCGTCTTCGTCGATGCGGGACTTCCCCCGGAGGTCGTCGAGCGTCCCCCGGAGCGAACTCCCCAGATCGTCGAGCACCATGGTTAGTTACCCGAGGTACGCCGGCCAAGCGGTAAAGCCTTTTTCTGTCGGGGAGGCGAGGCCGGACCTACGCCGCCGCCTCGTCCGCGCCCGGTTCCTCGTCGTCGTGGCCGAGCAGGCGGTCGACGATGACCTCGGGGTCGAACGGTTCGAGGTCGTCGTAGTCCTGCCCGGTCCCCAGAAAGAGGATGGGTTTGCCCGTGACCTGGGCGATGGAGATGGCCGCGCCGCCCTGTGGATCGGCGTCGGCCTTCGTCAGGACCGCGCCGTCGATCGCGGCGGCGTCGTCGAACTCCCGGGCGCGGTTGACCGCGTCCTGTCCCGCCACCGCCTCGTCGACGAAGATCGTCATGTCGGGCTCGATCACGCGATCGATCTTCTGGAGCTGATCCATCAGGTCGTTGCTGGTGTGGAGTCGGCCGGCCGTGTCCCCGAGCACCACGTCCACGTCGTTTGCCTCGGCGTACTCGACGGCGTCGTAGATGACCGCCGCCGGGTCCGATCCCTGCTCGTGGGAGATCAGCCGCTCGTCCAACGCGTCTGCGTGTTGCTGGAGCTGTTCGTTCGCGCCGGCCCGGTACGTGTCGCCGTTTGCCAGCACCGTCGAGTAGCCCCGCTCGTCGAACCACTGGGAGAGCTTGGCGATCGTCGTCGTCTTCCCGACGCCGTTGACGCCCGTGAAGATGATCGAGACGGGCTTGTCCGCCTCGTCGATCCGCTGCTCGAAGTCGAACTGCCCGACGCTGATCACGTCGATCAGGGCGTCGCGCAGCGCCTCCTCGACGACTAACCCTGTGGTCTTGACCTTCGAGCGCGTCTCACCGATCAGGTTCTCTCGGATCCCGCGCAGGATCTCCTGGGCGACGCTCAGCTCCACGTCCGAGGAGAGCAGCGCCATCTCCAGTTCGTCGAGCGGGCCTTCGAGGTCCTCCTCCTCGATGACCTCCTTGCCCGTGGCCGCGAGTTTCGCCCGCTCCATCAGGCCGCGGTCGCTCCCGCCGTCGTCCTCGGACTCCGGTTCGGGCTCCGGTTCCGGCTCGGCCTCCCGGTCGGACTCCGATTCCGGTGCCGGCTCGGCGTCGGCCTGTGCTGTGTCCGCATTGGCTTCCGGATCGGATGCCGTGGGTTCGGGCTCGTCGGCGGCGTCGACCGCGTCGTCGGGGGCGGCCTCGTCGCTCTCGGCCTCCTCCTCGACGTTCTCCTTGAAGCTGTTGAGCTTGTCTTTCAGTCCGTCGAACATGGCCCCTTACTCGTCGTCGCCGCCCTGCTCCTGCATCTGGGCCATCTGCTGTTGCATCTGCTGCTGTTGCATCTGCTGGGCCTTCTCCTCGAGTTCGTCACTCTCGTCCTCGATCTCGCTGATCTCGTCGCGAACGTCCTCGATCCGGTCGTCGAGGGTGTCCTTCTTGTTTTCGAGGGTCGTGACGGCGTCGGTCTGGTCGCGCTCGGCCGCGTACCCGCCGCCCAGCGAGACGATGATCTCGTCGATGTCCTGGATCTCGGCGCGGACGTACGCGTCGCCGCCCAGCGGGACCTGGACCGTCTCGCCCGTGTCGAGCGTCTGGATGGCCTCGATGGCCTCGTCGATCTCACCCTGTTCGGCCTGCAGGTCCTCGATCTCGGCTTCGAGGGTCTCTTTTTCCTCTTCGAGGGCCTGGATCTCCTCTGCGAGCTGCTGAAGCTGGCCGCCGCCACCGCCGCCACCGAGGCTCATTGGGCCACCTCACTGATTTCGACCTGTGTGCGCTTCAGGCCGTGCTTGGAGCCGAACTCGGCGTAGGTGTGCTCGACAGCCACGTCCTCGTTTTCGGCTTCGAGCGTCTTCTCGAAGTTCTCCCACCCGTCGCGGGCCTGCCATCGACCACTTACAGTAAACTCGGTCATGTTCGGGACGTGCGGGACCGACGCGGAAGAATGTACCGACCTCTACTTTCCCACGTAGTTACTCCTCCCCCGTCGTATCGATACCCAGCGCCGCGTTCAGGCCACAGAAACAGGTCGTGGCGTTGAACCCGAACGCGAGCGCGCCGATCCCCGCGAGCAGTCCCGTGGTCCGGTTCCCCTTCCGCAACGTGACGACGGCGACGACCGTCAGGACGACCGCGAGCAGTGCGCGCCCCGTCCGATCGACACCGCCGACGTTCTTCTCGACCATGTCCCCCAGTTGGGTCGCGGGGAACTTAATTTCGACCGTCGAGGCCCTCTTTGCGACTTCGCTCGCGGGCGCGCTCGCCGTCGTTGTAGCCGTCGACCACCTGCTGGAGCGCACCGGTCTCGACCGACAGCGCGGGCGCGGTCAGGGGAGAGACGCTGACCTCGCCCTCGACCAAGGCGCGGCGGTCCGAGCCGACGGGGTAGCGCTCCCGGAGGTCCTCGTCGGCGGGGAAGGGGCTCTCCCAGCCGACGGTGTTGGGCCAGACCACGTCGCGAATGGCGATATCGCCCTCCCGTGGTTTGCCGAGATCGACCTCGTCGCGCTCGGTGGCTTCGTGTTCCACGTCGACGGCGTAGTCGTGGTGGGGTTCGGTCAGCCGCATCGGGGATTCGGACACGTCGACGGGCGCGTTGACGTTCAACACGTCGGCCTGCTCGAACACGCCTGTACTCTGGCTGCGGACCAGCAATTCCCGGGCCACCTTCGCCGGCCGGCCGAAGTCGTACTCCTCGGGCGGGTGGACGAAGAAGTCCTGCGCGTGGTAGGCCGAGATTGCCATCCCGGGCATATCGAGGAAGGCGGCCTCGATACACGCGCCGACGGTACCCGAGCGGCCGACGACGTAGTTGCCGGCGTTGGGACCGTGGTTACAGCCCGCGACGACGAAATCGAAGTCGGCGTCGAGGCCGCCGACTCCGTAGGCCACGCAGTCGGCGGGCGTCCCCTCGATGGCGTAGCCCCAGGGATGCTCCTCGCGGGTGGTGCGGTGGGTGCGGGTCCGGCCCGTACCGCTCCGGTTGTCCGTCGGTGCGACGACGGTCACGTCGGCGACCCCCGTCAGTTCCTCGTACAGCGCCGCCAGCCCGGGGGCGTCGATGCCGTCGTCGTTCGTCAACAGCACGTGGAGGGTAGTCACAGTGAGGCGTTGGCGTGCCGACGCGTCAGTCTTTCGGGCTCCCGTGTCCTCCGATCACACGCCACACAGAGATCGACCGGGCTACCGGGGTTTTTACCCTGCGGGTTCGTTGGCCCGCCAATGACGGTCCGCGAGGTCGCCGCCGAGGCCTACCGCGAGGCGCTCCCGGTGCTCGCCGTGAGCGCGGTCGGAGGCCTGTTCGCCGGCGTCGTCCTCGGCGGGATGGAGGCGGAACTCGAAGCGGTTCCCGGCCTGTTGATGCTCGTCCCAGCCCTGCTCGCGACCCGCGGGAACGTCTACGGGTCGCTCGGGGCGCGACTCGCCTCCGCACTCCACCAGGGGCTGATCGAACCCCGTCTGACGCTCGACGACGAGCGGTTGCGGGGCGCGATCGCGGCGGCGCTGGCCAACGGCGTCCTCGTCAGCCTGTTCGCGGCCGTCCTCGCGTTCGTCGTCCTCGCCGTACTGGGTCGGTCCGTGGCCCCCTTGCCGACGCTGGTCGGCATCGCCGGCATCGCCGGTCTGATCTCCGGCCTCCTGCTGACGGCGGCGGTCGTCGGCGTCGTCTTCGTCGGGTATCGCCGCGGCTACAACCCCGACACGCTCGCGGGGCCGGTCGTCACGACCACGGGCGACGTGGTCGGGGTCGCCACACTCCTGCTCGCCACGCGAATCGTCCTCGGGCTGGGTGGGCTCTGATGGAGACGCGCTGGTCCCCCGGCGCGATCATGCGGACGATGCTTCCCATCCTGCTGGTCCTGACTTGCATCGAACTCGCCAGCGGGTTCGTCCTCGATACCTTCGAGGGCACCCTGCTCCGGTACCCCTCACTGCTCGTGCTGGTGCCCGTCACCATCGGGATGGCGGGCAACCTCGGGAGCGTCCTCGCGGCGCGGCTCTCGACGGTGGTCCACCTCGGCCTGCTCTCCTTCGAGCCGGACGACGAGTACCTGCTGGGCAACGCCGTCGCGACACTGGCGCTTGCGGTCACGCTCTTCCCGCTGGTCGGGGGCGGCGCGTGGCTGGCCCAGCTGCTCGTGGGCGGGACCGCACTCGGGATCGGGACCGTCGTGCTGGTGGCGTTCGCCAGCGGCGCGGTGCTGGCGCTGCTGGCGATCGTCGTGACGCTGGTGACGACCTACGCCGCGTATCGGTTCGGGCTGGATCCCGACGACGTGGTGATCCCGGTCGTCACCAACGTCTGTGACGTGCTGGGCGTCGTAGTCCTGTTCGCCGTGGTTCGGCTGGTGATCTGAATAGTCAGGGCTTTGGCTCGCAGGACCCAAGGACCGCCGATGGCACCGTTGCCGACGGCGTTGCTGGTCGACGTGCTGGTCCGCGTCGCGTCGATCACCGTCTTCATCGCGCTGGGAGTCGGGCTGGCCAGCGTCGCCGTCGAGTTCGGCGCGGTCGAGTACATCGCGGGTTTTGCCCGCCCCCTGACCCAGCCCGCGAACCTCCCGCCGGAGGTCGGGACGGCGATTCTGGCGACGACGGCCTCCCCCACCGCCGGGTACGGCATGCTCGCGGAGTACCGGGAGGCCGGCCTGCTCGACGACCGCGCGACGCTCGTCGCCGTCACCATGAACACCTTCTTCGGATTCGCCCAGCACATCTTCACCTTCTACGCGCCCGTGTTGATCCCCATCCTCGGTCTGAAGGTCGGTCTCATGTACGTCGGCGCGCGGGCGCTGATCTCGCTCGCGATCACCGCGACCGGCGTGCTAGCCGGGGCCCTTCTGCTCTCGGAGCGAAACGTCGATACGACAGTTGAGGCCGACGTGGACGAACCGGCGGCGGGTGCGGAGGCTGACGGCGGCGAGCCACGCGACCGCCGCGCCAGACTCCGGGCCGCCGCCGCGAGCACCGTCGAGAAGATTCGCGACATCGTTCCGAGACTGCTCGTGGTCTACCTGATCGTCGCGACGCTCGTGGCCTACTACGATGAGATCGTCACCGTTCTGTTCGGCAGTCCGGACGCGCTCGGGGTCGCGAGCGCGGTCGCTCCGGTCACGGGTGCGCTGGGCCTCCCGAGCGCTGCGATCCCGACCATCGCGGTGTTCGCGGTGGACACGACCAACGGCGCGATCTTCATCGCCCCGCTGGTCGAGAACGGGACCTTCACCGCGCGGGCGGCCGTGGCGACGATGCTCGTGGGCGGGATCGTCTCCTTCGCCGTCTCGACGTTCAAGCGGTCGATCCCCTTCCAGTACGGGATCTGGGGCCGGGAGTTCGGCAGCAAGGTGATCGTCGTCAACACGGTACTGAAGGTCCTCTTTATCGCCGTGGCACTGGTCGTCCTGCTCGCGCCGTCGGCGGTGTGAGAACGAAGAAGCGGCGCAGCCGCTCGGGAGGCCCGAAAACAGCGAAGAAGTGCCCTCAGAGCGCGTGACCGGCGACCGGCTTCTTGGTCTCGATCTCCGTGTTGTGACAGGCGTTGCAGGTGTACTCGTTCAACTTCGTCGTCTCGTCGTTCAGAGCCATCCGTGTCCCGCACTGTGGGCAATACATTATGATTGTATAAGGGATGCCATTGACCTTAATCCTTTGCATCTGATAGGTCTGGTGAACCGTCTCACGGTACGGAATGACAGGGTCGGCGAAACGAGTCAGGGGTTTCGGCCTGTCGAGACTGTATCGTCGGAAAACGGCGAGAAGAAGTCCGGTCGCTCAGGCGCTGTCGGGGATGGGGTCTGCGATGACGACGGCTTCGCCGTCGATCACCTCGTCGCCGTCGGTGCGGGCGGTAGTCGTCAGGCGGTAGCGGTCGTTCCCGAGGTCCTCGACGACCTCGCACTCGGCGGTGACCTCGCTGCCGATGTCGACGGGGCCGAGGAAGGAAGTGTCCTGCGAGAGGTAGACGATGAGGCCCGGCAGTCGGGCTAAGGCGGCGCTGACGACGCCGACCACGAGCGTCCCGTGGGCGATGGGGCGGCCGAAGCGGGTCCCCTCGGCGTAGTCGGCGTCGAGGTGGAGGCGGTTGGTGTCGCCGCTGGCCTCGGCGAAGGCCTCCACGTCCTCCTGTGAGAGCGTCTTCGTGAACTGCACCACGTCGCCGACCTCGATGCGGTCGTCGTGGGGGCCGAGGCTCTCGAACTCCCACTCGTCGCGCTCGTAGGCGGTGTCGACGCGTTCGCGGTGGTGGCGGTCCCCGGACGGTTCCACACTGGCCGTCGCCCGGCGGCTGAAGTGAGGCAAGTAGTAGGAGAGGTCGGTCGTCGTGACGATGCCGACGAGCTCGCCGTCGCCGGACTGCGTCCGGCTGCCAGAGGCGCTTCGCGCCTCGCTGTCGTCGGTCACGGGGAGTTTCTTGATCGTGTGCTCGCGGAAGAGGTCGACGGCCGCCTCGATCGGCTCGTCGGCGTCGACGGTGACGACCGGCGTGGACATGCAGTCGGCGGCAGTCACGGTACCAGTGTCGTGGCCCCCGGCCACGAGGGCGACCACGTCCGATTCGGTGACGATACCGACGGGGTCGCCGGCTTCGACGACGACGGCCGAGCCGATATCCTCACCGTGGAGCAGTTGAGCGACCGCAGTGGCGTCGAGGTCGGGATCGATCGTCTCGACTGTCGAGTTCATCACTTCGCGGACGGTAACGGGCACGAGCATCTGTCGACACCTCCGGGGCCACTCTCCCTATGCCTTGGGGTCGACACGACGGTCGGCCTCGCCGCTCAAGTGGCTGGCCCTCACAGACGGGGTATGGACCGCGTCGCCGTCGTACTGGTCGTCCTCGTCGTCGCCGCCAGCGGCTGTCTCGGCCTCGGACCGTCCGGGTCGCACGCACCAGGAACGCCCGCACCGCCCGCGGACGCCGATCTCGCGAACAGTTACGCCGTGACCGTCACGAGTGTGATCGACGGCGACACGATCGAAGTCCGCTACCGGAACGGGACGCAGGAGACCGTCCGCCTGCTCGGCGTCGACACGCCCGAGACCAGCAGCGAGAACGACCCCGCGGAGTTCGAGGGGGTCCCGGAGACTGCGGCCGGACGCTCCTGTCTCGGCGAGGCCGGTCGCGACGCCACCCGCGCGATGACCGACCGCCTGCTCGGCGAGACCGTCACGCTCGGCGTCGACGCCGAGAGCGACCGCCGGGGCTACTACGGTCGCCTGCTGGGCTACGTCTACCAGGACGGCGCGAACGTCAACTACTGGCTGCTCACCGAAGGCCACGCCCGCGTCTACGACAGCCAGTTCACCGAGCGCGAGCGTTTCGACGCCGCCGAACAGCGCGCCCGGGCGAACGGCACCGGCCTGTGGACCTGTGCGACCGACGACCCGCCGACACCGACCGAGGAGGTAGTCGCCGACGGTGGAACGGTCTCGGGCCCGCTCGCCATCGTCGAGGTCCACGAAGACGCCGCCGGTAGCCAGCCGGACAGCGAGAACCTGAGCGACGAGTACGTCGTCTTCGAAAACCGCGGGAACGGGACCCTCGACATCTCGGGGTGGACCGTCAGCGACGCGGTCGACCACACCTACTACTTCCCCGACGGAACCACCCTCGACCCGGGTAAGCAGGTCACCCTCCGGACCGGAAGCGGCACGGACACGGAGACGGACCGCTACTGGGGGGAGGGAAGTCCCGTCTGGAACAACGACGGCGATACGGTGACCGTGCGCGCGGCCAACGGGACCGTGATGGTGCGGCACCCGTATTCGTAGGGAAGCTGCGGGGTGTCTCAGAGCTCGTAGAGATAGGCCGATCCGGAGTCGTTGCCGGCGGGTTCGTCGTCCTGTGGAGCGCCGAACAGGCCGAGTTCCCCGTGGATCGCGACGGCTCCCGGATACCAGTCGTCCCCGTCGAGGTCGGCGGTGTCGATCCGCTCTACCACGTGCCACTGGCCCGCGGATCGCTCGAAGACGTAGCCCCAGGCGGTATCGGCGTCGCCCATCGGAACGGAGTTGGCACCCGCAAGCGCCAGTGACCCGTCGACCGCGACCGTTCCGACGTTCCCGACTTTCTCCTGTTCGGTCGGCTCGGCGGGCGCGAGCGTGCCGCGCTGGCTCCACTCGCCGTCGACCCGCTCGAACTCGAACACCGCGCCGGCCTGCTCGGTCCCGCCTCTGTCACGCGAGGGGGCGGCGACCAGGATCCGTTCCCCGTCGATGGCGACGCCCTTCCCGAACGACTCGCCCGCCTGCCCGCTGTCGGGCCCGATCTCCCTGCCGTCGGACCACTGTCCGCTGGAGCGCTCGAACACGTACGCAGCGCCGCTTCCCTCGCCGGCGGCGTCGTGATCGGGTGCACCGACGACTGCTACGTCACCATCGACGTCGACTGTGCTTCCGAACCCGTCGAACCCCGCCACGTCGTCGACGGTGAGTGTCGCCTGTCGCGTCCAGCCGTCGTCACCCCGCTCGAAGACGGTGGCCGCGCCGGGACTGCTCTGGTTCCCCCCGTAGCTCGTGGCCCCGACTATCGCGGTCGATCCGGAGACCGAGACCGCCCCACCGAACCAGGTCGTCGTCGCATCGGCCGTGAGTTTCGCCGCTTGGGACCAGTCCCCGTCACGCCGGCGGAAGACGTAGGCCGCGCCGGCGTGTCGCCCCTGCTCGTCGTCGTCTTTCGCCCCGACCACCGCGACGTCCCCGTCGACGTCGACTACACCGCCGAACCCGGCCCCGTCGGCTGGATCCGAGGCCCCGATCGTCGTCCCCTCAACCCACTCTCCGTCCGCCCGCTCGAAGACGGTCAGCGACCCGGCCCGCCGTCCGTCTCTGTAATCACCGCGTCTGCCGACCAGTGCGACCCCATCGCCGACGGCCACCCCGGAGCCAAACCGCTCGCCCGTCGAGGGATCGTCGGCGACGAGCCTCGTCGGCGGTCCGACCGTCCGCTCGATGCTCGCCCCCGATTCCGACCCGGCTTCGGTCCCCGACTGCGACGGCGTTCCAGTCGATCCGTTCGGGCTCGCATCCCCCGCCCGCGAGTCGCCGCTTTCCGAACACCCTGCGACCGCCAGCGTCCCCGCGGCGACACTCGCCCGCAGGAACCCCCGCCTGCTCGTCAGTTCGTCGGTCATGTCACTCGATCGAACACCGACGATGATTAATATTTTGATGAATCTGACAATCGAAACGGTCTGCGCCTGCTACGTCGAACTCGTCGTCACCCCCTCAGACGATCGCGTCCAGCGCCCGCCAGAAACTCGGCCCCTCGTCCTCGTACCGGACCGGGACGAACCCCGCCTCGCGCGGGGCCACCACGTCGCCCTCGTAGTCGTCGCCGACCATCACGTACTCGTCGGCGTCGACCTGCTCGCGGGCGTACTCGTAGATCTCCGGGTCGGGCTTCGCCACGCCGGCCTCGGGCGCGGTCACGATCGTCTCGAAGTAGTCGGCGAGGTCGTGGGCCGCCAGTTTGGCCGCCTGTCGCCCCCGCGATCCGTTCGTGAGGATGCCGAGGTGATCTGTCTCGGCGAGTGCAGACAGCGCCGACCGCGCGGCCTCTGGCACGGTCGTCGTCTCGATCTCGGCTTCCCGGAGCGCGTCGACGAGTTCCTCCGGGTCGACGTCCGCGTCCGTGGCCGCCGCGACCGCGTCCGCCCCCGCCCATTCGGCCTCCGGATCGAGCGCCGTCCGCCGCTCGTCGAGCGTGTCGAGGTAGATCTCGACGAGTTCGGGGTCGGCCGGCCCGAGGACCGATTCGAGTCCGCGCTCGACGACGGTCTCGCGGTCGGCGGTGTGGGAGCACAGGGTGCCGTCCACGGCGAAGAAGATCGCGCTCGTCATCGGTCGTCGGTGTCGACCGGCCGCCCCTCTTCGGTCGGCGGCGCGACGTGGTCGATGTACTCCTCGACCGACGGTTCCTCGACCCGTACCCGGACGTGGAGGTCGCCCAGTTCGCTCGGATTGCCCACGGCGAAGGTGACCACACCCTCGAAGGCCGGCTGTTTCTTCAGGTCGAAGCTGAAGGAGTCGCCCTGCCGGTTCTCGAACAACCGCTTCCGCGCGGCGTCGAGGATCTCCTGTCTGTGGAGACACTCCGAGAGCTGTTCCATGCTGTGGGTCTCCGCCAGCAGTTCGCCCGGCCGCTCCTCGATCTCGGCGTCCGGGAAGAGGTTGTGAATGGCGTCGGCCACCCGGTCGGTGACCTCCGTGTCGTTGACCGGCGCGGTGATCTGGACGTCGACGCTGTAGATCATCGTACCGCCTCCGGCCCGTCCTCGAAGACCGTCCGGACCTGCCTCCGGAACCGTTCGAGCGTGTCGGTGTTCTCGATGGTCACGTCGGCCCGCTCCATGGCCGCGCCCATGCCGAACCCGAGTTCCCGCTCGTCGCGTTCCCGCAGGCTCTCGCCGCCGTCGGTGTCGTCGCGCCCGCGGTCGGTGATCCGCTCGCGGCGGACCTCGAACGGCGCTTCGATGCTCACCAGATAGAAGTCCTCGCCGAACCGGTCGCGGAAGGCCTCCAGTTCCACGTCCGAGCGCAGGCCGTCGACGAGAACGGTGTCGGTGTCGTCGTCGGCCAGTCGCTCCTCGATCAGCGGGAGCGACCGCTCGGCGATGGCCGCCGGCCCGTTCTCCTCGCGGAGCGCCTGGGCGATCTCGCCGTGGTGACTGGCCGGATCCAGCCCCCGATCCCGGCACTCCCGGCGGATCACGTCCCCCATCGTCACGACCGGCACGCCCATCTCACGTGCCACTTCCGCGGCCTCGCCTTTTCCACTGCCCGGGAGGCCGACTGTCCCGATAACGGTCATTGCGCACTCGTAGATGCAGAGCGCGCTTAAGGGCTGTGACTGGCCGTGGCGGTCGAAACCGATCCCCGAAACCGGGGTTCTTTTTGTCTCTCACAGCACAGTCGAAAGCGAGGGCACGTAGCTCAGTCCGGAAAGAGCGTCGGACTTCTATCACCCGCAGTCAACTGCCGGTGGAAGCCATCCGACGGTCGTGGGTTCAAATCCCACCGTGCCCGTTCACTTACGTCCGGATAGGTAGGCAGAGCCGACCGATCACTCGACAGCGAGATCCATCGGGTCTTCGAGTTGGCCGGTGATCTCCTCGAAGGCGTCCGTAGCGGTGAGGAGACCGACGACAGTGTCGTCCTCGGTCACCAGTGCGAGTTCCTGATTTTCGGCCTGGCACCGGTCGATGAAGTCGCTGACGGTCGTGTCGGCGGGGACGGTCAGCGGCGGGGTCGCCAGGTCTTCGAGCGAGGTGGTCCCGGCGTCGAGCGCCTCGTAGTTGTGCAGGACCGTCGGTGCGTAGACGACGCCCACGAAC
This Halorientalis sp. IM1011 DNA region includes the following protein-coding sequences:
- a CDS encoding CBS domain-containing protein produces the protein MLVPVTVREVMNSTVETIDPDLDATAVAQLLHGEDIGSAVVVEAGDPVGIVTESDVVALVAGGHDTGTVTAADCMSTPVVTVDADEPIEAAVDLFREHTIKKLPVTDDSEARSASGSRTQSGDGELVGIVTTTDLSYYLPHFSRRATASVEPSGDRHHRERVDTAYERDEWEFESLGPHDDRIEVGDVVQFTKTLSQEDVEAFAEASGDTNRLHLDADYAEGTRFGRPIAHGTLVVGVVSAALARLPGLIVYLSQDTSFLGPVDIGSEVTAECEVVEDLGNDRYRLTTTARTDGDEVIDGEAVVIADPIPDSA
- a CDS encoding lamin tail domain-containing protein, with product MDRVAVVLVVLVVAASGCLGLGPSGSHAPGTPAPPADADLANSYAVTVTSVIDGDTIEVRYRNGTQETVRLLGVDTPETSSENDPAEFEGVPETAAGRSCLGEAGRDATRAMTDRLLGETVTLGVDAESDRRGYYGRLLGYVYQDGANVNYWLLTEGHARVYDSQFTERERFDAAEQRARANGTGLWTCATDDPPTPTEEVVADGGTVSGPLAIVEVHEDAAGSQPDSENLSDEYVVFENRGNGTLDISGWTVSDAVDHTYYFPDGTTLDPGKQVTLRTGSGTDTETDRYWGEGSPVWNNDGDTVTVRAANGTVMVRHPYS
- a CDS encoding FG-GAP repeat protein; its protein translation is MTDELTSRRGFLRASVAAGTLAVAGCSESGDSRAGDASPNGSTGTPSQSGTEAGSESGASIERTVGPPTRLVADDPSTGERFGSGVAVGDGVALVGRRGDYRDGRRAGSLTVFERADGEWVEGTTIGASDPADGAGFGGVVDVDGDVAVVGAKDDDEQGRHAGAAYVFRRRDGDWSQAAKLTADATTTWFGGAVSVSGSTAIVGATSYGGNQSSPGAATVFERGDDGWTRQATLTVDDVAGFDGFGSTVDVDGDVAVVGAPDHDAAGEGSGAAYVFERSSGQWSDGREIGPDSGQAGESFGKGVAIDGERILVAAPSRDRGGTEQAGAVFEFERVDGEWSQRGTLAPAEPTEQEKVGNVGTVAVDGSLALAGANSVPMGDADTAWGYVFERSAGQWHVVERIDTADLDGDDWYPGAVAIHGELGLFGAPQDDEPAGNDSGSAYLYEL
- a CDS encoding HAD family hydrolase produces the protein MTSAIFFAVDGTLCSHTADRETVVERGLESVLGPADPELVEIYLDTLDERRTALDPEAEWAGADAVAAATDADVDPEELVDALREAEIETTTVPEAARSALSALAETDHLGILTNGSRGRQAAKLAAHDLADYFETIVTAPEAGVAKPDPEIYEYAREQVDADEYVMVGDDYEGDVVAPREAGFVPVRYEDEGPSFWRALDAIV
- a CDS encoding RNA-binding domain-containing protein translates to MIYSVDVQITAPVNDTEVTDRVADAIHNLFPDAEIEERPGELLAETHSMEQLSECLHRQEILDAARKRLFENRQGDSFSFDLKKQPAFEGVVTFAVGNPSELGDLHVRVRVEEPSVEEYIDHVAPPTEEGRPVDTDDR
- a CDS encoding nucleoside monophosphate kinase: MTVIGTVGLPGSGKGEAAEVAREMGVPVVTMGDVIRRECRDRGLDPASHHGEIAQALREENGPAAIAERSLPLIEERLADDDTDTVLVDGLRSDVELEAFRDRFGEDFYLVSIEAPFEVRRERITDRGRDDTDGGESLRERDERELGFGMGAAMERADVTIENTDTLERFRRQVRTVFEDGPEAVR